The Aedes albopictus strain Foshan chromosome 1, AalbF5, whole genome shotgun sequence genomic interval GCGCTTGAGGTTAACTATGACATTGTCGAATAtttgaattgcctatctcacaccgaatCTAAGATATTGAGTTTTATCTAAATTTGCATCGtaatttgaaaaaatgtactgcaCTTGAGGTTTACTATGACATTGTCGAATATTCGAATGGTCTATCTCACACTAGAACTGTGATATTGATCTATATTTGAATCTgaatgaccagtgttgccagttactccaagaattctgagtTAGTAAATGACGTCAAAAATTCCTGTTTTAAAATGACGCTTAAGATGCCACTTGACTTCTACATTATCTTAGCTGAACAATCGAATTCGATATATTATCTCAAAACCGTGTTGATCGATGTTTGACATTATGCAGTGTTGCGAGTTGCAgagataattttgaagaaattttcttttACAGAGACAAGTACATAAGGTAAATCTAGATGACTTGCTGATAATATGTTACGTTACTTCAAACTCCATTGAACATGAACACCATCCAAATTGTAATGAATCACatattcagatttttatttacagttcagcagtgttgccagcttcGTTTTATTCTATGCAACATGAAAGAGCGTcaaatatcccaaatggaggataacgtgcttctGAAGCCAACCTTCTGATTCCTGACCTGATATATTGCAGTGCAACCATTCGTATGTATATATTCAGCAAGATATGATTCtatttgaacagtgttgccatctaacatAAGCAATCATCAGGAGCTGTTGCTATTTGATGTCCTTTCGAACTTTACTGAACATCACATGTGCATATTTAGAAAACTATTCAAGATTTAgagcaatgattgaaatggatgttaatctaaattttggacgtaaaaaagtGGATGTAAATCAATTCTGCGTAAAATAaacggacgtaaaataaggttatATATTGTACTAACCTTGCTCCTTCGTGCGCCGTTAGTTTGTACTTGTTGACCGGCTTCAGCTGTGGCAGGGAGAACACCTTGAACTGTTCCTCGGATGCGATGAGAACCTTGTGTGGGCCAGGTCCCGGCTTCGACTGGAACTCTAATGGAACTCCATGCTACAACAAGGAAGAAGAACGAATGATTATTTGCCGGTTATAATAAATATGTAGTCCAATTTCCCGGATATCATTAACTAAATCAAGTTGTTTGAGTCGGTTGCGTCGGTCACTCACCTGATCGAACAGAGAAATAGCAATGACCGGTGCCCGGTGCTTCAGCTGGATCTCCTTAGCCAGCACGCCGGTGATGGGTTTCGGTGGCGGAACATCTCCTCCGTCGACGTTAGCTTCGTTGTTCTGGACCGGTGGTTGCGGTTGCTGCCGTGGCGGTACATTCAGGATGAACACCGACACACAACTGGAGTTCGTCCCGGACCACAGTGTTGCACTGGTGTGCTGTTGGTTGGTCAGATAGGTCTGCGCAAAGGTCAGACACCGGACCATTGAACCCATTCCATCGTCCACTGGGCGAGCTTCAATCTGCCGCTCAACGGGCCGAGCTTCGGCCGGGGTTGTTGCCTGAGCACTTGGGTTGTTCCGCGTGGAACGTCCCTTACGCAACCGACGGAATGACTCGCGGAGGGTTTTCTTGAACGATTTACGGCGGGATAGGGTTTCACCTGCGCCGGTGAGATCTGGGTGGGAAGAGAAAAAAGGCAAAATATAGATAGATGTTCATAAAGATAAACTAGGCGGTACATACCATTTGGATTCAGCGTGCACTTGTACAGGACCAGATGCTGGGTGTGATAATCGAACGCCACCAGTCCGTGGGCGGTACCAGCCGCAACCAAATTCCATTGACTTTGCACAGCCGTGCAGGTCACAGCAGCCGGCGGAAGAATCTGCAACACACTGACCACATTCACGCCCTCCTGAATCGGTTGATTTTCCTCCAACAGCTGTCGTTTGACCTTCAGCTGATCGTGACCCTTCCAAACGAAACCGTCGCGATCGCTAACCAGGTTCATTGTAGATACCTTTAACGGGCCTGGTTCCTCCGGGGATGGTTCGAAGTTGGCAATCACCACATTGCCAGCGGTGCCAGCAATCACCAATGTTCCGGTTGTTGGACATAGCTGAACCTTCTTCACAGCTAAACGGGGATCGTCCGAATACGGATCAAACTGGCCGGCTTTACGGAAGGGAGGTTCCCCTTCGTCCAACTGTTCAGTTGAGGTAGTCAAATGATTGTCAAACGGTTCGTCACTGTTGTTGAACAGTGGGGCAGTTTTTACGTGTAAAATTGGGGCCAAGCAAACGTCACTGCAGTTCCAGAATTTTACGGAACCGTCTTCGTGACCCGTAATGAGCAGGTCGTACTCTTGTCGTTCTTCTTCGATtgtttctggaagcattccaccGTCAATCGGCCATGGTTTGGAGCTGTAATCCGCCATTTGGGACTCTCCGGCTTGTACGATCTTCTGATACAACTCTGGCTTTACACCGGAAATCAGATGATTGCAGGTCACGGCAGAGGCATGCAACGAATGTAGATATGGAACGTTGATCTGTGGAATGGTCTCATCTGTCAAGTCGTATGCGACCAGCTCCTCCTCCAGCAATACAACCAGAACTTCAGCCTGCTCCGGGTGTTCGTCGTTGAACGTGACGAAGAAATCGATAACCTTGGAGGTAAAATCAAAGGCCACTTTTGTGCCACCTCGGCAGTGAACCGACACGCATTGGTGTTCTCCGTAGGCCGATCTTGGCATTCCTCCGGAGAACACAACCAGTTCACATAATCCTCGTTTTCCGCGAATTAACCGGTCTATTGCTTTGCACGGATCTGGTCCATAAGGCACATACTTCTGGTTTTCAGGTGGAATCACACTATCTAAATCCCACGTAGCGAAGGAGCCATCTCCGTGGTACCATGTGAACTGTGTCCCGCACGGTGAAATGTACAATCCAACACTCTGGCCATGTCCCGGTGAAATAAACGACTGTTTCACATTGCATGCTTCCAAGTCCCACAGTACGGTCAGTCCCCGATTGTAGGCGATCAGCAGTTGGTTGTGATTGTTTGGCAGTTGCTTGACCGATTCGATCGCTCCCGGATTCAGCTTGTACGATTGTGGCAATTGTTCGAGAACCACATCGTGATAGATGACCGGTTCCCGCACCGAAAAACTCTTGATATCGAACTGATAAACGTTACCCCCTTCTGTTCCAATCCACACCGTGTCCTTCATGTAGGAACAGCACAACGATGAAATCTTCTTCAGCTTGCCATCGAAGGGAAGCGTTTTGATGGGGACCAGCACCGTTCCGGTGGGTTCCCACAGAATCAACTGATTCGATGCCGTCAACGAGAGGAGCCGACCACTGCCGGGGATCCATTCCAGCAGTTGGACAATCGAGTCGGACGCGTTCGTCGTGGCCGGATGTTGACCATAGAACTCGACGCCAGGCCGGCCAAACACTTTGATGATGCCACTGTTGGTTCCGATGGCCATCAGCTTGCTGATGGGGTCGTACGCCACTGCCGAGGGTTTGTGCGGGAAGCCATGCTGGGCTGTCTGTTGAGAGGAAGAGATGAGTATTTGATGAAATGGAACTCTTGGGTAACACCAAATTACTCAAGTAATACGTGAAATTGATGTAAATGCATTCTGTAAGCGTTCTAGATCTAGATGTATCAGGGTTGAACAACTTCCTTTTGAAAATCTAACAAACATTTCAAGAATTAcaaaaaagtaataataatactAACATCGTAGAATATATAGGAAAGATAAATGACGGAAAAGTTGGTAG includes:
- the LOC109405206 gene encoding lethal(2) giant larvae protein, which produces MLKFIRGKGQQPSAERQKLQKELFAFRRTAQHGFPHKPSAVAYDPISKLMAIGTNSGIIKVFGRPGVEFYGQHPATTNASDSIVQLLEWIPGSGRLLSLTASNQLILWEPTGTVLVPIKTLPFDGKLKKISSLCCSYMKDTVWIGTEGGNVYQFDIKSFSVREPVIYHDVVLEQLPQSYKLNPGAIESVKQLPNNHNQLLIAYNRGLTVLWDLEACNVKQSFISPGHGQSVGLYISPCGTQFTWYHGDGSFATWDLDSVIPPENQKYVPYGPDPCKAIDRLIRGKRGLCELVVFSGGMPRSAYGEHQCVSVHCRGGTKVAFDFTSKVIDFFVTFNDEHPEQAEVLVVLLEEELVAYDLTDETIPQINVPYLHSLHASAVTCNHLISGVKPELYQKIVQAGESQMADYSSKPWPIDGGMLPETIEEERQEYDLLITGHEDGSVKFWNCSDVCLAPILHVKTAPLFNNSDEPFDNHLTTSTEQLDEGEPPFRKAGQFDPYSDDPRLAVKKVQLCPTTGTLVIAGTAGNVVIANFEPSPEEPGPLKVSTMNLVSDRDGFVWKGHDQLKVKRQLLEENQPIQEGVNVVSVLQILPPAAVTCTAVQSQWNLVAAGTAHGLVAFDYHTQHLVLYKCTLNPNDLTGAGETLSRRKSFKKTLRESFRRLRKGRSTRNNPSAQATTPAEARPVERQIEARPVDDGMGSMVRCLTFAQTYLTNQQHTSATLWSGTNSSCVSVFILNVPPRQQPQPPVQNNEANVDGGDVPPPKPITGVLAKEIQLKHRAPVIAISLFDQHGVPLEFQSKPGPGPHKVLIASEEQFKVFSLPQLKPVNKYKLTAHEGARVRRIAFATFMCTLPASHPQASPSKTGPRSPAPPAASPTAPAAEPAPASGSPSAEALNANPAEQAAPVPEVMKHYEISLLCLTNLGDCLVLSIPELKRQLNAAAVRREDINGISSLCFTNHGEALYMMSSSEVQRITLSTSKIVSPTGYIELEDWSQVEQEETEQAVEAEETAVTPENEEPIAAARSVDASSPLSVVVTAINGTGSGDGLTNGVGSGDDASPNKAANETITSSIGDITIDSVRDHLNSTTTTLCSTTTEEIVGRLSVLSTHSNNVASSAKTTDVTTLNSSNIKDLKHIGDSTETASNSVIIKSVITTVKHGTSHVNGEHNSTTKTESTKTVSTGGGAAGGTTVSLLRKESQF